The Podarcis raffonei isolate rPodRaf1 chromosome 7, rPodRaf1.pri, whole genome shotgun sequence nucleotide sequence CATAACAAGTCTTTATTAGTGTTTATATAAGTGACACAGAATAATTAAACCACATTTAGTTTGAAACTGACCATGGACTCCAGAAACACAATTCATACTTTGCAAGGCAGTCTTTCCAATACAAGTAGTTGCTTAACTAACTTAGCATTAAACTGTGATAGTTCCTTTATGTGACTCCTAAATAATTCAGGATTTTTTTCTTCTGCACATGTCTTTCAGACAGTTCCTTTGGCAAGAAATTCAGATTCTCCTTCCCCAAGGTTTTATTATATAAAAATAGAGTGAAATTTCCTTATGTACAAACATTACATTACACCAtatacaggtttttaaaaaaccactatgAAAAGGCAGGCCATGGGTGAAACAAAAGGTCAATATAggacaaataaaattaaatactgCACATTTCATAAAAATTACATTAACCACAAAGAGTTTTTTGTTTGCAAATATCAAACAGTACCAATGTAATTGGAAATCTTTCCCAACAACTTCATTTATAACATATATCTTAGTGTTTAAGGCACATTTTGCTTATTCCTACATACTTCACTGAACCGAGTCAATAATTTAAGAACTCTTGGGGGAAATCAAACAGTGTGCATTTATGTAGGTACATGCTTTGGGGATAAGATGCAAGGGAGGGCACAGGTAGAGGggtgtggttttgtgtgtgtgtgtgtgtgtgtgtttaaagaggTGCTAAAATACAAAGACTTCTCGTATAAACTTGGAAGCTTGTCTGGGCTGGCTGTGATCACAAAGCAGTGAGAAAGAGACTTTGCACATGCTCGGAGTCATTGTCCTCTTCAGCCAGCCTGCAGATAACACAGAGAGATAAACATCTCCAGCAAATGCGTGGTTCTGGAAATTCAAGTTCTGTGGCCTGACACCAGCTTCTTACACGGCTCCTGTGGCCTGACACTCATGAACCTCAGCTCAAGTTAAGTACTCATTAGTAGTTAAACCTTCTGACTGGTCTCAGGTGGAGGGCCTAAATATCGAGTGGAGGGTGCTTGGTATAAGGGTACTGAGATCTCTTGGAGGTCTGGCAGCCTCCCCTGATGAGGAGGCGACAGCAATGTAATAGCTCTGTCATAATCCCTATGCAAGACTTTCTCATAGACACTCTGCAGCCCCACTGTCTTGGGCAGTTGTGCCTGATAATAGTTATCTCGGCGAAGGGAATCCCTGGGCAGTGAGGTGCTTTTGCAGAAGGTGGACAGCTGGGTCTTTGGGTGGGGGGATGAGTGAGGATTGGCTTGGCCACAGGAAGGGCTCCAACATCGATCTGAGTGGCCCAGGATCTTGCATTCAGCAGTACAAGCCCACAACCCTAGAAATGCAAGGGGAAAAACAAACTTGAGAACATGCACACGTAGCAAGCAGAGCACTGTTAGGGCAGCACCTAGGAGACCATTGTATCAGTGCCATTCTCAGTGAGAGGAAAGATGGAAAGGGGAAGAATCATTTCATGAAACTAACATGAAGGACAAAAAGATCCTCATACAGCTACCATCAAAATtgcatcataggaagctgccatacacCAAGTCAGATCTTTGTTTCACCTAGCTAAGCAGCCTGTGGAAGTTTCAAACAGGGCTCcttcccagccctagctggagatgctggggggtGGGACCTGCATGCACCCTCCCCTTAAAATGACAAGCCACAATACAAGCCAGCACAACTCAGAACGTTGTGCCAAGAAGGATCCAAAGGATAAGCATTCTGAGCTGCTTGGAGAAATGGCAGGATAAGAAATAGCCAGACAGAACCTGGTCCTTTGGCTTCGGGTGATGTGGATGGGCCCCAAACTGTCAGCCATCCTGGCTGCTATATTTCCCCTAGTTGTGAGATTGATTGAAATCTATAGCTCTTGCTGTAATTAACAGCCTATTCCCAGACTCATTAAAATTGAGGAGGGTTTCCAAAAACAGTAGAATGGTGACCAGGTCTTTTGGTGCTGGGTTTCTTTCAATGTTTCTGGGGCAACAGGTTTCCAAGTTCTGTGGCATTCTGAGGGGAAAGTGCCAAAGTTTAAGGCATCCTTACCATTCTGCATGTGCGTGATGAGGTCCTTTTTAAGAGCGTCCCCACTGATGTCAGAATCACTGTCGTTGAAATCACTATCGCCTTTACCACTGTCTTTGCCGCTGAActtctctgcttctctgcctGATATGGTGTTGAAAGAATGACCCTTCCAGATGGCCACAGGTGGGCCTGGCTCTTTGCTGTAACTAGGGGTAGAGGCATAAGACTGGAAGAAGGTGGAAGGGCACATGtgaaggattggggggggggcgaggggaagaaaaggagaaaaatgttATAAGGAACAGCAGTGTTAATAAAAGGAGTCTAACTAGCAGCTTGGACCACATCCCTGTGAATTGGAATCACCTAGACTCAAGCTAGGCTACAAATCAAGAACTTTTGTTTAactcaggcacccccaacctgcggccctccagttgttttggcccacaactcccatgatccctcgctaacaggaccagtggtcaggaatgatgggaattatagtccaaaacatctggaggaccgaaggttggggatgcctggtttaactGATGTGTAGACTGGCTGTAAATAACTTTAAATGCAAACGTCCCTGCTTAATTACTTTAACAATGTGAGACACTACATAACTTTTACATAATGTGGTCCTCCTTTATTACATATGCATCAAAGAAAGAACATGCATTTAAACCACCTAAGACACATGGGAGCATGTGGAATGATATTTTTTAAACCAGCAACTgtagaaataattttttatttgactATATTACTAATGTAATTATCTGGACGTAGTTGGGgctgtttttgggggggggttaggggAAAACTGTATTTGATTGCTTGTATCTGATTATATGTTGTTCTTATATtcaactaataaaatattttttaaaaaaattactttggGAACCGGATGTAAAAATCCCAAAACATTCAAGAATaagctaaagggggggggggggaataataagcTAAGGTGCAAGAAGCAAGGTGCCTCTCCCAGGGGGGAAAGGGAATCAAGACCATGGGAAATGCTACCTCTGCATTCGTCCCCCGGAGTCTGCTCTGGCTGTCATAGAGACTGGCGGTCTCTCTGATGTTTTCTAAAGCCGGGATGTCTTCGCTGGCTGGGGAGGGCTCCGGGCTAGCAAAGGAAGATTTGCTGGGGAAGGAATGAACTTCGAAGCCATTGCCTCGGGTGCCAGGGCTGGAGGAGATCAGGCCACCGCCcttgccttcctgctgccccttcTCCAGGTGAGAGCTGTCCAGCGGCTCCTCCAGgactcccttcttctccttcttgcgCCTGTTGCAAGTGGTGGCGATAGTGATGATGGCCACCAGCAGCAAAGTGCAGCTCCCAGCAAGGACGATGATGACAATCAAGGGGATGTCccactgcacagctttcccttccCCAGTGTTGGGCTTGGCCTTGGAATCCTGGCTGCTTGCGGGAAGCAACGCAGCAGTCACCTGGAAACTGATAGGGACGGTAGTGGAGAGGGGAGGCCGTCCATTGTCGGCCACGGTGAGGAGCAGCTGGTAGACTTGGCCCAGCTGTTCTTCTGAGAAGCTCCCGGTGAGCACAACTTCTCCTGTTTTCTTGTTGATGGCAAAGAGGTCCAGGGCtggtggctgctgttgctgcgaATCTTCTAGGAAGGAAAAGCTGAGCTCAGCGTTGACTCCCTCATCAGCATCTCTGGCTTTGATGTGTGCCACCACCGAGTCGTGGGCAGCTTTTCTGGACACCCCGATCTCAAGGGAGCCGTTGATGAGTGCTGGGTGAGTAATGATAGGCGCATTATCGTTCTGGTCTACTACCCGCACCTTCACCAAGGCTGCGCTGGAGAGCTGAGGGGAGCCGCCATCCGTGGCTTGGACGGTCAGCTCCAGCTGCTTGAGGATTTCGTAGTTGAAAGTGCGCAATGCGTAGATGGCCCCCGTCGCCGGATCCACCGAAACATAGGTGGAAATGGAGGCGCCCGTTACTTGGCTGTCCATCAGGCGATAGGTGACCTTGCCGTTGGCTCCTTGGTCCGGGTCGGCGGCGAGGACGGCGGCGAGGTAGGCGCCAGGCGGGTTGTTCTCCAGCACCGCCACCTCGTAGCGCGCCTTGGCGAAGCGAGGCGCGTTGTCGTTCTCGTCGGCCAAGCGCACGGTGAGACGGTGCACGGTCTTGGCCGGCGGCGAGCCCAGGTCCTCGGCCACAACCGTGAGGTTGTACTCGGGCACGCGCTCACGGTCCAGGGCGCCCGTGGTGAGCACCACGTAGCTGGCGTCGTAGGCGCGCTGCAGGGCGAAGGGCTCGTGCGGCGCGGCCAGCAGGGCGCAGCGCACCTGGCCATTGGCTCCCGCGTCGCTGTCCGAGGTGCTGACCAGCGCCACCAGGCTCTCGGCCGGCGCCGCCTCGCTCACGTAGGCCACCGTCCAGGCGGCAGCGGCGCCCTCGGGGGACGCGCCCCCCTCGACGAGCGGTCCCGGCTCGGACCCCGCGCCCGCCCCGCCACTGCCGGCGCTGAGGGCGCTGATGGCCACGGCGGGCGCGTTGTCGTTGACGTCAAGGAGGCGCACCACCACCTTGCAGCTGGCCGCCAGCGGGCTGGCGCCGCGGTCGCTTGCCTGCACGTCCAGCTCGTAGGCGCGCTGGAGCTCATAGTCGACGGCAGCGCGAAGGCTGAGGCGCCCCGAGAGCGGGTCGAGAGCAAAGAGGTTCCGCGCCTCGGCGGGCACCTGGCTGCCCCAAGCGTAGAGCAGCTCCCCGTTGGCGCCCTCGTCCGGGTCCGAGGCGTCCAGGTCGAGGAGCAGCGCTCCGGATGGCGCGTCCTCGGGCAGCTCGACGGTCAGCAGGGCGCCATGTGGGAAGGCGGGTGCGTTGTCATTGGCGTCCAGCACCCGCACGCTGACCGTGGCCGTGCCCGAGCGCGCCGGGCTGCCGCCGTCCTTGGCCACTAGCTCCAGGCGGTAGGCGGCCTGCGCCTCGCGGTCCAGCTCGGTCAGCAGCACCAACTCGGCGCACTTGAGCCCATCTGCGCGGCTCTGTGCCTCCAGGCCAAAGTGGCTGTTGGGCGAGACGGCGAAGCTCTGGATGCCGTTGGAGCCCACATCCAAGTCGTGCGCCAGGTCAAGCGGCAGGCGGGTGCCCGGCGCGGCGCTCTCCGACACCTCCAGGGCGATTAGCGGCTGCGGGAAGCGGGGCGCGTGGTCGTTGATGTCCCGCACCTCCAGCTCCACGTGCACCAGGCGGTAAGGCGAAGGAGGCGAGCCcccgccgctgccgctgcgcgtCCAGCCCAGACTCACCACGTCGAAGGCCAGCACGCACGGCTCCTCCGACTGCCCGCACAGCGCCTCGCGGTCCAGCCGCTCTGTGCCCAGGCTCAGCTGCCCGTCCCGCTCGCGAACCTGCACCAGCGAGCTGTTGCCCGGCGCCTTCACCAGGCGGAAACTGCGCTCTCCGCCGCCTCCTCCCGGGCCCTTCAGGGGCAGCTCGTCGGCCAAAGTGCCGATCACTGTGCCGGGAGGGTCTTCCTCATAGGTGTGGTATCGCATTGTCTTGCCGAGGGCAGAGGAGAGCAGCCAGCCTATGCAAAGCAGCCCCCCAGGGTGGCAAAGGTTGCCGGGGCAGCGCCCGTTCTTGCGCACATTCATGGCTCTGGCACTGCCTTGCGCGCCGatcagagagaaggaaggggccaCTGGGTGCGAAGGGGCGAGAACGATGGGGCAACAGGCCAGCGGCTACTCGCGAGTTCTTCCCTAGCTCGGCGTGGGTGCTCTCTAGACTGGCTCCATGCGCGGCCGCTGCTCGGCTACCTGCTCGCTGGGCTCCGCGCTGCAGCGCCCTCGCTCTATCCCGCTTCTAAGCCGGCGCGGCCCCTCCGAAGGGTCTTTAATAGACGCGGGTATGCAAATTTGCGTAGCGGATCAGCCAATGGTGGGCTCCCTTACCTCCCCAGACGCCTCCCCGACCATCGCACATCGCAACATGCACATATATGTGCCGGGACTGGGGAGACGCAGGAGAAAAAAGGCGCTCGAGGGAGCCTTGACCTTGTGTCCTTCGGCTCTAGGGCGTATTTTTCTTCCCTGGGGGGCAGTGAGCAGGATCATGGCTTTGGGCTACAGCCGAACTGAAGGGCTCCCAGCGTCTCCTCCTAAGGCGGGGCAGAAACTGGTGTCTTAAGACAAGTCCGATCCAGTCCATTCCAAATGCGTATCCCTTCGGCCGCCGCGCACAGGCGAAGAAGTCTCGCCCCCGTTTGAAGCCCGGCAGGGCTGGGCTTTCAGCCCAGGATGATCTTTGGGGGGCCAGGACTGCCTCTATGGCCAAGGAACTCCCCTTTGCGCCCCATTCTCCTTCCCACGCAGAAACCCCCAGAACAAAACAGGAGAAATAAGCCTCTTGTAAGAGAGAAACCTGCGTTGCCCTTCCCACGAGCTCGCCCTAGGATGGCGTTTTTGTGCAGTAAGCAGACGGCGGGGTGGGGGGCGCGGGGACGGCAGAGAGAGTGATCCAAATCTTAAGCTTTTGGCCAGTAGGGCTGCGAAACTAGGGGCAGGGGAACTGGGGCTGAGCTCAAAATCGGATTTCGACTAAACAGGGGGAGCTTTCGAAAGGTTTCCAAGATGACACTGTATAAATGGCTCGTGAAGCCCTCGTTAGCGGTTCGCCAGAGAATAGCTTGGCGGTCCTGCGCGTCGGAGCCACCAATGTCTGTATTACTTCCCGATGACAAGCGAAAAGGGCAAAAGAAGAGAGGGCGGGAGAGGGAGATTGAACCCCCCCAGCCCCGCCTGGAGTGTCAGCTAAATTGAATATAATGAGCGGGGCGCCACATGGAGCCGTTCTTGTCCGGCTCCATTCATCGCCCATCACTGCCATAGCTCTTTGACCGGGGCGAGGGTGGGCGCTGAAGGCAACACAATGGCCGGCTCGAATCGGGGGGGGGGTATATTTTTGACCCCCCccgtccctcccttcctctctccctctgcaaTCGGCCCCCCTGGTGCTCTGCTTTGCCTGTTGAAGGGA carries:
- the PCDH8 gene encoding protocadherin-8 — translated: MNVRKNGRCPGNLCHPGGLLCIGWLLSSALGKTMRYHTYEEDPPGTVIGTLADELPLKGPGGGGGERSFRLVKAPGNSSLVQVRERDGQLSLGTERLDREALCGQSEEPCVLAFDVVSLGWTRSGSGGGSPPSPYRLVHVELEVRDINDHAPRFPQPLIALEVSESAAPGTRLPLDLAHDLDVGSNGIQSFAVSPNSHFGLEAQSRADGLKCAELVLLTELDREAQAAYRLELVAKDGGSPARSGTATVSVRVLDANDNAPAFPHGALLTVELPEDAPSGALLLDLDASDPDEGANGELLYAWGSQVPAEARNLFALDPLSGRLSLRAAVDYELQRAYELDVQASDRGASPLAASCKVVVRLLDVNDNAPAVAISALSAGSGGAGAGSEPGPLVEGGASPEGAAAAWTVAYVSEAAPAESLVALVSTSDSDAGANGQVRCALLAAPHEPFALQRAYDASYVVLTTGALDRERVPEYNLTVVAEDLGSPPAKTVHRLTVRLADENDNAPRFAKARYEVAVLENNPPGAYLAAVLAADPDQGANGKVTYRLMDSQVTGASISTYVSVDPATGAIYALRTFNYEILKQLELTVQATDGGSPQLSSAALVKVRVVDQNDNAPIITHPALINGSLEIGVSRKAAHDSVVAHIKARDADEGVNAELSFSFLEDSQQQQPPALDLFAINKKTGEVVLTGSFSEEQLGQVYQLLLTVADNGRPPLSTTVPISFQVTAALLPASSQDSKAKPNTGEGKAVQWDIPLIVIIVLAGSCTLLLVAIITIATTCNRRKKEKKGVLEEPLDSSHLEKGQQEGKGGGLISSSPGTRGNGFEVHSFPSKSSFASPEPSPASEDIPALENIRETASLYDSQSRLRGTNAESYASTPSYSKEPGPPVAIWKGHSFNTISGREAEKFSGKDSGKGDSDFNDSDSDISGDALKKDLITHMQNGLWACTAECKILGHSDRCWSPSCGQANPHSSPHPKTQLSTFCKSTSLPRDSLRRDNYYQAQLPKTVGLQSVYEKVLHRDYDRAITLLSPPHQGRLPDLQEISVPLYQAPSTRYLGPPPETSQKV